The Dioscorea cayenensis subsp. rotundata cultivar TDr96_F1 chromosome 8, TDr96_F1_v2_PseudoChromosome.rev07_lg8_w22 25.fasta, whole genome shotgun sequence genome segment ACTCGCCTCACTGCAAAGCTCGAGAAGCTCGAGCTCATCTCATCAAACTCTTTTACGTTGGTTGGCCTACAGACTCATAAAAGCTCGAGAATCTCAATGTAAAGCTCGGCTCataattgaaatataattaattaaatattatatatatatatatatatatatatatatatatatataagctcgtTTAGGCTCGTGAGCCTCACTAGCTGAGTAATTTTGGGCTCGATCTCGAATCTCCAAAGTAAACAAGTAGCTCatgctcggctcggctcgtgaaAAGTAGAATCAAATTCGAGCACGAACCAAGCCAATCTCAagtagctcacgagtagctCGATTCATTTACACACCTAGTGCAACTCCTAAGTGGAAAAGGAGAGAGTAAAGCTTTGCTAAAATGGGCAAAGTGCGACTCCATGGATCAATTGGTGAGAGGTGCTCACTTTAAGTGAGCTAAAACGCTTAGGTTGAGGGTTCAACTCCGAGGGAGTGCGAAATGCCCAACTAAGCAAAACAATACCTTGCTTGTGATGAGTTCTGTTCTGGGTCTCATTAAGGTGGGCTTGTCTCTCACACATTCTCTTGAAGtctaaataagaagaataatctTTTCATTCAGAGTTAATCTTTCCAATTATTCATAATTTCATTCATATTGTTTCCATTAGAACacatgaaattttaatattgaagATCATAACAGAATGGTAAATTGGCGGTGATCATCATATCATCTTCACTTGGAAAAGAAAGgaggaaaaaatattttcaaagttTTGCATGTGGGGTGTGAATCCTATCATCATCACAGTGTTTGGGTGGAGGTGATAATAATGTAATTATAAAACATGTTTCTTCATTTCAATGCTCCATCAAAAAGAAATGATACAAATTATCAATCATAATTATGTCACGACAGTAGAAGGTATCTATCTGAGCTTTTCCCAGTCCTCACTATCAACTTTCAATCGTTGCGTAAACTCATTGGGCATATTCATCACTCTCAACTCTTGTAAATTGGTGAATCCCAAACACcaggtaaaaaaaaagaacaaattaaaaaaaaccgcACAAATGGGTAGAGTCAAGTAAGCTTGCAAAGATCTAACATAGATTATTACTAAACAattcataaatataaaactttagTGCTCACTGAAGACACTATACTAGAATATTATACTAAAATGTTAAATGGCTCTTGCTAAAATCATTACTCCTCATCCTCTCGACCTTGAGCAATTGTGCTTGTTAGAGGACTACCATGTAGTAAAGTAGGGATGAGGTTTCAAACCACCCAAAGTTAGGACATTAATAGAATAACTAGGGATCCCTAACAATATGGAAATGTAATATGTAAATGTAGTTgctttaattggtttttttttattagttatgtTGTAATTTGTTATGGGACTTTTatagatacaaaaaaaaaatatatcctcCTCTGTAGCATTTATTAAGGGTTTTCAAACTCAAAAGGAGAAAAATTGAGCcatttctattttatatcttttgttcttataaaaggtggataaatctGCTTCGTCTCCAATTAACTAAGAACTAACACTGTCACCGAGGGTTAAGCACTGACCATATCGACATGAACCTCTAACTATgataagaaactatagtttcacaccattctgatggtgaagaataacggttTCTGATAATATAGCTCGGGTCACCGACGGTAAACAAATGAGCTCTAAAATTCTGAATCAGGTAACTGAgtgtaaacaaatgacctctgatattttgttttggccatAGCAATTTTTTGACATATATTTCTATCtgttattaaattgtattttgttgaaccATTTTGATTTTATGAACTATAGTTTTGATAAATATCTGCAATATGTAATataatttgtgttttgtttctgaatttttgaatttcacaTGATCCTATCTAATATAATTTGCGTTTTGTTTctgaatttttgaatttcacaTGATCCCAGTTATTTTTAGTAGGTTACTTACTAGgatgtcaagctcataatcttgttgttaaATTCTTTTTAGATCAGTAGTAAAATAGTTTGGCTACCAATTAAGTGGGCTAGCAAGAGCTTGGGCTATCATTATGTTTGTGTTAGTTTGtgaattttgatttagaaaatctCTTTGTTTTGAACCCTGTTATAATCAGCTTGTATTTGAAGTtgtaatttagaaatttatattttctgttGTATGATCAGTTTTGAGGCATTGCATACCTACTTTGTTAGGAACTGTAGGTGTGTGATCGTTTGTTGTTGCACCGGATCCGGCAAGTCGAGTTCGGGGCATGACATTGGTGAATCCCAAATGACAggggaaaaagaacaaattgaaAAAACGCCACAAATGGGTAGAATCAAGTAAGCTTGCAAAGAtctaacatatatttttactaaaccattcttaaatataaaacttcaGTGCTTACTGAACACACTATACTTGAAAGTTAAATGGCGCTTGCTTAAACCATTACTCTTCAGTCTCTCGAGTTTGAGCAATTGTGCTTGTTGGACTACCATGTAGTAAAGCAGGGGTGAAGTCTTAAACCACCAAAAATTAAGACATTAATAGAATAAGTGGGGATCCCTGACAATATGGAAATGTAACATGGAAACATAGTAGCTTTAATTGGATTTCTTTTGTTACTAGTTATGTTGTAATTTGTTATgggatttttataaataaaaaaaattcttctcaATAGCATTTTTTAAGGGTTTTCAAGCTCAAAGGAGAAAATTTTAGCCATCTCTATTTTATATCTTCAGTTGCATTGCAATGTAAtgctacataaaaaaaaaaaaataaacaatataactaATACTTTGAGTCTATCACATTGAGAAGAGGTATGCGTCGGACCTTATCCCAATCATCACCGTCATTGACTCTCAATCTCTGGGTAAAGGCAGAAGGCATGCCTCTCACATTCAACTCTTGTAGACTAGTAATCCCTCGAAGGCCATAAGGGAGCATCACCAACTTCGAGCAATTATCAATTACTAATTTTCTAAGCTTGGGCATGGCTTCATCCTCTATTTTCCACTCCTCTAATGAATACAAATGATTAAATACTAACTCTTTCAACTGAGGGAACCCTTTCTCCAAACAAACCATCTCCTTCCCAACAAAAGCATTATACCGTAACTCAAGAACTTGAAGGTTATCAAGTTCCCCCAATGTCACAAGTGGGTCCTCCTTAAGACTAGAACTTTCCAAGGTCAACTTGATGAGGTTTGTTAGGAGACATTCAATACTAACCTCAGGGAATCTTTCTAATTTCGCATTCAAATGAAGAACTCGGAGATGTTTATGATGGGATGCTGTCAGTATTGAGGTTGGTATTTCATGGATAAGCCCTGCTATTAAGTCCAATTCAATGAGATTGTTTAGTTTACCAAGAGAGTCTGACAACGCCTTTCCATAAGAGCTATGAATACGACAAATGTTCAATTTCCTCAAATTGGTCATCTTCTCTAATCCTTTAAATAGCCATTTTCCTGCTTTAATACCTGAAAGTGTTTGGAGATTTGACAGGCTGTCAGCTGATGGTTGGCCCTTGATTGAAGAGGATCCACATTCCAAATGCCTCAGATTGCTTTGCAATTTCCATATTTCACTTGGTAGCCCAGTAGTAGAATAATAGCCCTCAATTTGAAGTGTTTGCAGATTGTTAAGTTCACCAATGGAAGATGGAACCGGCTTGGATCTTCCAACTCGTACATTCAAGTACCTTAAATGAATCAGCTCCCCTATAGCTTTAGGCAAAATTATTGCTTTGCCACGGAGATCTATGACTCTAAGTAGCTTCATGCTTATTAGAATTTGGGGTATTTTGGGATTCTTCAGTTCTGTACCAAAGAAAGTAACAGTCCGTAGGCTTCTAGTGGAATCAATTGGATATTGTCGAGCTACTTCCCAACTCTGATCACCATGAAGAACCAGTCGACGGGTATTTTTCAAAGTAATGCTCCCCTCACTATTATTGGTCTTAGTAACAAGGAGAAAGTTCGTACCTTTGGCTTCATTGATGGCCAAGTCAAGAAGAAGATCATGGATTCGGCATTCCATAATACCTCCCAATGCATTTCTCTTCGCCACTTGGATCAGACTCCTATGCACCAACTCCTCTAAGTATTCCTCTGCGACTTCctccattgtttcttcatctcttgctTCTATAAACCCCTCTGCTATCCACTTTAACATTAGATCTTCCGCATCAATGAGAGAATCCTCAGGGAACATTGCAAAGTAGAGAAAGCAGGGCTTCATGTAGTACGGAAGATGGTGGTAGCTAAGAGCCAATATTTTGGAAATCTGGTCTTCACCTTCTCTTAGTTGCCAACTCACACTCTTGAACAACTTTCTCCATTCCTTTTCAGACTGCTCTTTCCTCAATGCGAGACCTCCCAACACAACGATGGCAAGAGGCAAGCCACTGCATTTGGCCACCATCTCTCTTCCAATTGTCTCCAAGTTTGGAGGACAGTGCTCACTGTGCTTTGTTGGAATCGCCTTCTTGCAGAACAACTCCCAACTCTCTTCTTCTCCCAAGAGCTTGAGGTCAAAAGGAGGGATCCGTCTATCAGCATGCAATGCAACATCTCTATTACGAGTAGTTAGCAACACCTTACTTCCATTTATTGTCTCTGGCAGCACCTTTTTGATGTTATCCCAAGCTCCTCGGGTCCATATATCATCAATCACCACCAAGTATCTCCTTTCTTTCAAGTGCTCATGAACTATCTTTTTCATCTCCTCATCGGTGGACTCATTCATCCTCACCTTATCAACGACCATGAGTTGATTAGCTATGGCCTCCACAAGCTCTCGATCTCTGTAAGATTGAGAGATGTACACCCATGCATGACAAGCAAAGTGCTGTTTGATTCTTTGGTTAGAGAAAACCTTCTTTGCAAGAGTGGTCTTGCCTAAGCCTCCCATGCCTACAATTGATATGACAGCATACCGACCTTTATCCTCCGCCAGCAATAGTTGTACCAATGTCTTAACATGCTCATCATAGCCAATGACATCAACTTCCTCCACGACCGGAGTCTGCTTCCAGCTCAAAGGCAGTATTGCTTCATTGGACGTCAATGAGTCAGCAGAAGTAGCTCCAATGCTCTCAATGCCATACTTGGATCGGTTAGCAGAGATCTCCACAGCTCTCCTCTTGACCTTGTCAATCTCATTGCCAAGGTCATGGAGGATTGTTAGTCTGGATGGATGACAAGCACATGTTGTCATTAACGAAGAGAAGCATCCATGGGATACTCGGCGGTGTCGATGAATCTTGAAGATGTACATGTCGATTATGTCCTCGGCGTCATAAGCAACATCTCGCACCTGATTCACCCAAGTCTTAGCCCTCTCGTTGCCTCCTTGGATACTAGCATCGGCATCCTTGAGGAAGGCCTGAAACCATTGGAACTCATTATGGAGGGATCTCAACTCCTCATCTACTCCTTGGAGGAAGTTTACTTCTTGGATCAGAAGCTCTCCTAGTTTTCCAACAACAATTGAGACTACGCTTTGCGCCATCTCACAGTGAGGTCTGATGATATCTCTTCTCTCCGGTTGTATTTTTATGTCGTGATTACTGATTAGTTCCCAAACAGGCAGGGAAACATAGATCTCCTCTGCTCTCCGCTTGACTTTgtcattgttaattttattttattttttgaacaaaTTGTCATTGTTAATTTGGAAGGTTGAACAAATACATGTAGTCAACGGACTAGAGATGCGTACACGGTGCTGCTAGAGTTGTTCGATCCTCTGACGAAAGGGTTGCCGCCTTCAATGCTTTCCATTTATTGGTGGGACGGGGGACCTGGGTTACTTGCGTAGAAACCACACCACGGACAAAAGAGAGCGTTCATTCAATACTTCCGTGGTGGTTCTCTAATAATGCACAATAAAATATCAATGTTATTGTTAGTAGTTTGTTTTTAATGTGACAATTGCATTCAAGTTGTAATGCCTGTCAtactaaataaatgaaaatgcaatcttttctttgtataccttaaGATGACATAATGTCTCGATATTTTGTGATGccttattacaattttttttttctttttttagtggaaaccaagagaaaataaaaaagcatacattaaaaataaaaattattgcagATGTCCTCCGGCCAACGAGAACAGTCACGGCCTTGAGCAAAAAAGATATTCTTGATTGAATTCTTCGTTCTTCCAAAATTTGCTAACGCATCAGCTATGATGCCGTATTACAATTGATGGCGACACAATTGACGAAACACAAATTGgacataaattaataatttaataaatgataattttaaaataataatttttatatttatatttatttattttataaaatgtttttctAATTATACGACAATGGTTTATctaccaaaaaaattatattttaattgatcTTATTAATTTTATGTCCATCCATCAAAACTAACGTATGATGAATAAGTTAGAACACATTCTTTTGTGATGTAGAATTCATTGTTGTATAATTAgagaaattattaataaaatacataaatataaatataaacataaaaattactctttttaatttaacatttattaaattgttattttttttgttaaatatttcgaaaattttaataatatttaaatattttttattttttgaaattttaaaaaatattttaatatttttaaaaaaatttatattatttaatgtcACATTAGCAACCCTAAGGGGAAACCTAATGGCTATTAGGGAAAGGGACTAACTTTTTTTGAAATGAATAATAACAGACTTACTacgaacaaaaaaaataatagaagcaCAAATAAGACATTTGACTATAATAAGGAGATCATCCTGTAGttaggccatctccaacccaaaatTCTATTTTTAGTGCTTCAGTACTTAAAAATATAGATTCTACAGTGAAAGTTTCTCCAACCaccatctctatttttaactctaaaatagaatattctaatAATATTGTTCttctttaataatttatatattcatactatcaacaaatttaatcatctttaaatctttttcactcttaataattgaatttaaatattatactatttaaaatatgatttttatttttatattttttaaatataaaataaaatcttattgctaaaaaaatacaaatacaaacattacattaatcacttaaaaaaacaacacatacaaacaaacatattttttttttctttttggtatcgATGATAATGTATGTTTTAGGAtttattttcaatgttttattttatcgtTGAcgtaatttttcattaattttaatgaatttatatttcataaattattttctttaattatatatttcttattaattgaaaatataaacttaaattattaattattaatttaattaaaatataaaattataaatataaattttaaaaaaataaaaaaagaatttaaacaaaaaataaaaaacagaaaatcaaattagaaaatcaaaacagaagtaaaaatatttttaaaaaaataacattgctACAGTGTAGCAAAAATGAGATTTGGCACAGGGTATTGCTTCGGGTTGGCACACCCCTGCGCCAAATCTAaatattttcttcaaaaaagGCATAGGGTTATACCTATATAATTCAAAGTAGTTTATTTTCAGGTGacaaatatattcaaattgtaattcatttatatattattacatgcATTTACTTATtcttacatttattttttttcctttattaaaTAGCTACGAGTATCTCTTTTCCcctaaaaaatgaataaaaaaataaatgagaattttTGAATCTCTTAAGATACTACATACACTTCATtacttatatattttgagtgtgTCCATGGAGTAAAAATGATTGGTACATATATCTCGCTAAGTTaacaacaataatttataatgcatggatgcaaatattaaaaaataatgaaaacaaaaaaaatgaaactgtTTTGTCTCCACATTAAGAacaaaaattatcctaaattattttttaaaactaattattttttaaccaaatgtTGACAAACCATTTGTGTATATGTGTGGAGCTAATGCCCCAAACAAGCCTTTGTTCTCCACCCTATGTGAGAAGGGATTTGAACCCACATTTTCAGTAAAACACCAACACACCATCCAGGGTTATGGGTCTAATAGACCAAAAAATTAttagcaaaataataataataataataataataataataataataaataaataaatcattgaattaatttgtttataattaatgTAGATAAACgatgaatttattaaaagaaaaaaaaaagtacatacacaaaaacaaataaagtataAGATTTATTAGGTGTGGACACAAACAAATGAAACATATGATAAAATGGAAAATAACTAGGAGAATAACATGACAAAGATTGACAATAGATAGAAAAGCGCATCAAGACAGGGTTACCTACAGCCGAAAGCTCTCCTGCCAAGGTGGTCAGCATGGTCTAACGTATAGTTGGGTCTATCACCTGAGTGTCAGGGTTACGAGTCTTCTTGCGCATAGAAGTCCCTAATAACTGTATGCTTTTCCTCACTGCTTCTATGATTGCGCTGTGTGAGGTTGCCTGAAGATTTGGGCAAAATGACCCCTTATGATTTTTGCAAAAGGGCATTGAATGAGGAGATGATTTGTAGATTCTATTACTGCATGGTGAAAGACATGCaagtttttattgaacttatcaatacataattatcaatttttaaaatattaatgtaaaaaaacaataataatacatagtaataaaaaattaaactttaacaAAATTACAATTGCTCTCtcaaaatttcttcaaaaaatcATTACAGGTTGCGTTGATTAGTGAGTTTTCtctctttgcacaatcttttccaagtttatattttatcttgcatgaggatttatctttttttctatttgttttatattttattcaatttgtttaattttttgtatgattatttgttgtgtaaaaatatttgatatttgttgaataattgctagatatttgttaaatgctCGTTTGATcattttgttatgaaaattgttgcAAAAAGTGTtagatatttattgtgattaattgttctgaaaattttgattattcatttaataatttgttGAAAAATTGTTGTATTTGTTGGAAACCAATAGGAAACCAATAAGAGACAACTATATGTCCTTATTTAGATTTTCctcctctttctttttcttttcttgtttattgctATGTATGGTTGATTTGTTCGTAGGTTTGGCTTTGGTCTCTCCTTATATAAGGAGACCCTTGCTTCCATCCATCAGTAAGAAAATTGGTTTCTACTTTCTACATGGTATTGAAAAGACAATCCTAGACCGGGTCCATATACTTATATTCTCTAAATCCCTAGCCTCACTATCTCTTTCCCCAATGGGCCTAGTGCCAGGCCCTCTACCGGTAGCAGTTGTCCGTCATCTTTCTGAGGCCTCCAGTCACttctaatatttaattcaagtttctacagtatttaataattgaattagattgtgaatttgtgttaaattattttttaatttagtgctTAATTGTTAGTTAGTTAATTGCTAATTATGTCGATATGAtaggttttttaatatataaatcaaagttttttggatggatgtatattttatattgttgtaaTGTTGATTTTAGgtttaaattaatagaattatttaatatttataactttttaaaatttgaattcagcaCCCCTTTAATTTTAGTTCTAG includes the following:
- the LOC120267243 gene encoding probable disease resistance protein RF45, giving the protein MAQSVVSIVVGKLGELLIQEVNFLQGVDEELRSLHNEFQWFQAFLKDADASIQGGNERAKTWVNQVRDVAYDAEDIIDMYIFKIHRHRRVSHGCFSSLMTTCACHPSRLTILHDLGNEIDKVKRRAVEISANRSKYGIESIGATSADSLTSNEAILPLSWKQTPVVEEVDVIGYDEHVKTLVQLLLAEDKGRYAVISIVGMGGLGKTTLAKKVFSNQRIKQHFACHAWVYISQSYRDRELVEAIANQLMVVDKVRMNESTDEEMKKIVHEHLKERRYLVVIDDIWTRGAWDNIKKVLPETINGSKVLLTTRNRDVALHADRRIPPFDLKLLGEEESWELFCKKAIPTKHSEHCPPNLETIGREMVAKCSGLPLAIVVLGGLALRKEQSEKEWRKLFKSVSWQLREGEDQISKILALSYHHLPYYMKPCFLYFAMFPEDSLIDAEDLMLKWIAEGFIEARDEETMEEVAEEYLEELVHRSLIQVAKRNALGGIMECRIHDLLLDLAINEAKGTNFLLVTKTNNSEGSITLKNTRRLVLHGDQSWEVARQYPIDSTRSLRTVTFFGTELKNPKIPQILISMKLLRVIDLRGKAIILPKAIGELIHLRYLNVRVGRSKPVPSSIGELNNLQTLQIEGYYSTTGLPSEIWKLQSNLRHLECGSSSIKGQPSADSLSNLQTLSGIKAGKWLFKGLEKMTNLRKLNICRIHSSYGKALSDSLGKLNNLIELDLIAGLIHEIPTSILTASHHKHLRVLHLNAKLERFPEVSIECLLTNLIKLTLESSSLKEDPLVTLGELDNLQVLELRYNAFVGKEMVCLEKGFPQLKELVFNHLYSLEEWKIEDEAMPKLRKLVIDNCSKLVMLPYGLRGITSLQELNVRGMPSAFTQRLRVNDGDDWDKVRRIPLLNVIDSKY